The proteins below are encoded in one region of Sminthopsis crassicaudata isolate SCR6 chromosome 1, ASM4859323v1, whole genome shotgun sequence:
- the LOC141550321 gene encoding uncharacterized protein LOC141550321 has product MCIDDQPKSEENLLSSEKMHLKSMVSILDGEMPAMNNKIIMSQSSQHEQNRNDSRDQITTLQREKTNSEVFRQNFRGFSYPEKAGPREAVNQLQELCLQWLKPEIHTKEQILELLVLEQFLTILPSEIRIWVKFQHPENIEEAVTLAEDLTQMLEEEALISQDSFLQEKVNDGTEKARLSSIFPVARFQETIKFQDVAPDFTSEEWAQLDSSQQDLYKDVLVENYNNLAFLGLCVSKPDVIFHLEHGEVPCVLKNEAPRNICPNKDIEPEARESDSKGECSLDESSQRTVIERTTEHNSLDPEMGNETFKSHDSQGRQQDPQETHLKQVTIGHEKTLNKARDSEINHFGGCFILKSTLTTQQRVNNFSNYDMHGKNFKDNSKLNKCQRIYIGKYRLKYKEFGKAFSQISQLNVYHANDSGEKYRKYNECGKTNDKQVNLTEQQQIHSGEKSHKCNECGEAFSQISQLNLHHTIPSGEKIHTCNECGKINDKQANLTEHQQIHSGEKPHKCNKCGKGFSQISQLNLHHAIHSGKKFHKCNECGKTYDKQANLIEHQRIHSGEKPYKCNECGKAFTQLAHLTQHQFTHSGDKLFKCYECGNAFIQSSQLNIHQIIHFGKKFYTCNDCGKIFTLRTNLSQHLKTHSGEKAHKCNECGKAFSLKTNLARHQKIHSVEKFYKCNDCGKIFTMKTQLSQHQVSHLGEKFFKLNGCRKIISEKPNLLQHEKIHSGEKSHKCNDCGRVFTRHDYLTEHKRIHSGEKLYTCHDCEKVFPHRANLTQHQKVHSEEKPYICNVCGKAFNLKTNLSRHQKIHSVEKSYKCSDCEQVFTKRTSLIKHQRMHSREKSYKCVECGKVFSGRTHLTQHQCGGAKPFKCKECGKSFAQQKRLIGHERIHSEKKSCKYNNYDKVFPPGTGLIQHQRIHSGEKSYKCVECGKAFSRKTQLIQHQLNYNGVKSL; this is encoded by the exons ATGTGTATAGATGATCAGCCTAAATCTGAAGAGAACTTGCTTTCAAGTGAGAAGATGCATTTAAAGTCCATGGTGTCAATCCTAGATGGAGAGATGCCAGCCATGAATAACAAAATCATCATGTCTCAGAGCTCtcaacatgaacaaaatagaaatgattccAGGGACCAGATAACCACcttacaaagagaaaaaactaACTCTGAAGTATTTCGCCAGAATTTCAGAGGTTTTTCATACCCAGAGAAAGCTGGACCCCGTGAGGCTGTGAACCAGCTCCAGGAACTCTGCCTTCAGTGGCTGAAACCAGAAATTCACACCAAGGAGCAGATCCTGGAACTGCTGGTGCTGGAGCAATTCCTGACTATCTTGCCCAGTGAGATCAGAATTTGGGTAAAGTTCCAGCATCCAGAGAACATTGAGGAGGCAGTCACTTTGGCAGAAGATCTGACCCAAATGCTTGAGGAGGAAG CTCTAATTTCTCAGGATTCTTTTCTTCAAGAGAAAGTAAATGATGGCACAGAGAAGGCAAGATTGTCTTCCATATTTCCTGTAGCCAGATTTCAG GAAACCATCAAATTCCAGGATGTGGCTCCAGACTTCACTTCAGAAGAGTGGGCACAATTGGACTCTAGTCAGCAAGATCTCTATAAGGATGTGCTGGTGGAAAACTATAATAACTTGGCCTTTCTTG GACTTTGCGTTTCTAAACCTGATGTGATCTTCCATTTGGAGCATGGAGAAGTGCCATGTGTGTTAAAGAATGAAGCTCCAAGAAACATCTGTCCAA aCAAGGACATCGAACCTGAAGCCAGAGAGTCAGATTCAAAGGGGGAATGTTCTTTGGATGAATCATCCCAGAGGACAGTAATAGAAAGAACTACAGAGCACAATTCCCTGGATCCTGAAATGGGCAATGAAACTTTCAAAAGTCATGACTCACAAGGAAGGCAGCAGGACCCccaggaaacacatttgaaacaagTAACAATTGGACatgaaaaaactttaaataaagcaAGAGACTCTGAAATTAACCACTTTGGGGGATGCTTTATTCTAAAGTCAACCCTAACTACACAACAGAGAGTAAATAATTTTAGTAACTATGATATGCATGGGAAGAACTTCAAAGATAattcaaaactaaataaatgtcAAAGAATCTACATAGGGAAGTATAGGTTGAAATATAAGGAATTtggaaaagccttcagccaaATTTCACAGCTTAATGTGTATCATGCCAATGATTCTGGAGAGAAATATCGTAAGtataatgaatgtgggaaaaccaaTGATAAACAGGTAAACCttactgaacaacagcaaattcattctggagagaaatctcataaatgtaatgaatgtggggaGGCCTTCAGCCAGATTTCACAACTTAATCTTCATCATACTATTCCTTCTGGAGAGAAAATCCAtacatgtaatgaatgtgggaaaatcAATGATAAACAGGCCAACCTTACTGAACATCAGCAaattcattctggagagaaacctcataaatgtaataaatgtggAAAAGGCTTTAGCCAGATTTCACAACTTAATCTTCATCATGCTattcattctggaaagaaattccataagtgtaatgaatgtgggaaaacctaTGACAAACAGGCAAACCTTATTGAACATCAGCGaattcattctggagagaaaccttataaatgtaatgaatgtggcaaAGCCTTCACCCAATTGGCACAccttactcaacatcagtttacTCATAGTGGAGATAAGTTATTTAAGTGTTATGAATGTGGAAATGCCTTTATCCAGAGTTCACAACTTAATATTcatcaaataattcattttggaaagaaattctATACCTGTAATGATTGTGGAAAAATCTTCACCTTGAGAACAAATCTTTCTCAGCATCTGAAAACTCATTCTGGAGAGAAAGcccataaatgtaatgaatgtgggaaagccttttcTCTAAAAACAAACCTCGCTAGGCATCAGAAAATTCATTCTGTAGAGAAATTCTATAAGTGCAATGATTGTGGGAAAATCTTTACTATGAAGACACAACTTTCTCAACATCAAGTAAGTCATCTTGGAGAAAAATTCTTTAAACTCAATGGTTGTAGGAAAATTATCTCTGAGAAGCCAAACCTCCTTCAACATGAGAAaattcattctggagagaaatcccATAAATGTAATGATTGTGGAAGAGTCTTCACACGGCATGACTATCTGACTGAACATAAAAGaattcattctggagagaaactCTATACATGCCATGATTGTGAAAAAGTCTTTCCTCATAGGGCAAACCTTACTCAACATCAGAAAGTTCATTCTGAAGAGAAACCTTATATATGTAATGTTTGTGgtaaagcttttaatttaaagACAAACCTTTCTCGGCATCAGAAAATTCATTCTGTAGAGAAGTCTTATAAATGTAGTGATTGTGAGCAAGTCTTTACTAAAAGGACAAGCCTTATTAAACATCAGAGAATGCATTCCAGAGAGAAATCCTATAAATGTGTTGAATGTGGAAAAGTTTTTAGTGGAAGGACAcacttaactcagcatcagtgtGGTGGAGCAAAACCATTTAAGTGCAAGGAATGTGGAAAATCCTTTGCCCAGCAGAAGAGACTTATCGGACATGAGAGAATTCATTCTGAAAAGAAATCttgtaaatataataattatgataaagtCTTCCCTCCAGGAACAGGCCTTATtcaacatcaaagaattcattctggagagaaatcctATAAATGTgttgaatgtgggaaagctttcagcCGAAAGACACAACTTATTCAACATCAACTTAATTATAATGGAGTGAAATCACTTTAA